A genome region from Labrus mixtus chromosome 9, fLabMix1.1, whole genome shotgun sequence includes the following:
- the LOC132980627 gene encoding ribonucleoside-diphosphate reductase large subunit yields the protein MHVIKRDGRQERVMFDKITSRIQKLCYGLNSDFVDATQITMKVIQGLYSGVTTVELDTLAAEITATLTTKHPDYAILAARIAVSNLHKETKKVFSDVMEDLYNYVNPLNKRHSPMISKETLDLVLENKDRLNSAIIFDRDFSYNFFGFKTLERSYLLKINGKVAERPQHMLMRVSVGIHKSDIDAAIETYNLLSEKWFTHASPTLFNAGTNRPQLSSCFLLAMKDDSIEGIYDTLKQCALISKSAGGIGVAVSCIRSTGSYIAGTNGNSNGLVPMLRVYNNTARYVDQGGNKRPGAFAMYLEPWHFDVFDFLELKKNTGKEEQRARDLFYAMWIPDLFMKRVESNQDWSLMCPNECPGLDECWGEEFEKLYTSYEKEGRVKRVVKAQQVWHAIIESQTETGTPYMLYKDACNRKTNHQNLGTIKSSNLCTEIVEYTSHDEVAVCNLASIALNMYVTPERTFDFKKLAEVTKVIVKNLNKIIEINFYPVPEAEKSNKRHRPIGIGVQGLADAFILMRYPFESPEAQLLNIHIFETIYYAALEASCELAAELGPYETYEGSPVSKGILQYDMWEKKPTDLLDWKLLKEKIAKHGVRNSLLLAPMPTASTAQILGNNESIEAYTSNIYTRRVLSGEFQIVNPHLLKDLTERGLWSEEMKNQLIGHNGSIQDIDGIPDDLKQLYKTVWEISQKTVLKMAADRGAFIDQSQSLNIHIAEPNYGKLTSMHFYGWKQGLKTGMYYLRTKPAANPIQFTLNKEKLKEAQEPAKASEEEIKERNMAAMVCSLENRDDCLMCGS from the exons ATGCATGTGATTAAACGAG atggCCGCCAAGAGCGCGTCATGTTCGACAAAATAACCTCTCGCATCCAGAAGCTGTGCTATGGCCTGAACTCAGACTTTGTCGATGCGACTCAGATAACGATGAAGGTGATCCAGGGTTTGTACAGCGGAGTCACCACGGTGGAGCTTGACACGCTGGCTGCAGAGATCACTGCCACACTCACGACCAAACACCCTGACTATGCCATCCTGGCTGCAAGGATCGCTGTCTCTAACCTGCACAAAGAGACCAAGAAGGTGTTCAGTGACGTGATGGAGGACCTGTACAACTACGTGAACCCCTTAAACAAACGCCACTCCCCTATGATCTCCAAAGAAACACTAGACCTTGTTCTTGAGAACAAAGATCGCCTTAACTCCGCCATAATCTTCGACCGAGACTTCTCCTATAACTTCTTCGGCTTCAAGACTCTGGAGCGCTCCTACCTGCTGAAGATTAACGGAAAAGTGGCTGAGAGACCACAGCACATGCTGATGAGAGTTTCTGTCGGAATCCACAAATCCGACATAGATGCAGCCATCGAGACCTACAACCTGCTGTCTGAGAAGTGGTTCACGCACGCCTCACCTACCCTCTTCAATGCAGGTACCAACAGGCCACAGCTGTCCAGCTGCTTCCTGCTAGCCATGAAAGACGACAGCATTGAAGGCATTTATGACACTCTGAAGCAGTGCGCCCTCATCTCCAAATCAGCTGGAGGAATCGGCGTAGCAGTCAGCTGTATTAGATCGACAGGGAGCTACATTGCCGGCACAAATGGCAACTCAAACGGTCTTGTCCCCATGCTGAGAGTGTACAACAACACGGCGCGTTATGTCGACCAGGGTGGAAACAAAAGGCCCGGAGCCTTCGCCATGTACCTTGAGCCCTGGCACTTTGATGTGTTTGACTTCTTGGAGCTGAAGAAGAACACAGgaaaggaggagcagagagcCAGAGACCTCTTCTACGCCATGTGGATCCCCGACCTGTTCATGAAGAGAGTGGAGAGCAACCAGGACTGGTCTCTGATGTGTCCTAATGAGTGCCCTGGGCTGGATGAGTGCTGGGGGGAGGAGTTCGAGAAGCTTTACACCTCATATgagaaggaggggagggtgAAGCGTGTGGTGAAAGCTCAGCAGGTGTGGCACGCCATCATCGAGTCCCAGACAGAAACAGGTACTCCATACATGCTTTATAAAGACGCCTGCAACAGAAAGACCAACCATCAGAATCTGGGCACCATCAAGAGCAGCAACCTCTGCACAGAAATCGTTGAATACACCAGCCATGATGAAGTAGCCGTTTGTAATCTGGCTTCCATTGCGCTCAACATGTATGTCACCCCTGAGCGGACTTTTGACTTTAAGAAACTAGCAGAGGTCACCAAAGTTATCGTCAAGAACTTAAACAAGATCATCGAGATCAACTTCTATCCTGTACCGGAGGCCGAGAAGTCAAACAAGCGTCACAGGCCGATTGGTATCGGTGTTCAGGGTTTGGCTGACGCCTTTATCCTCATGCGGTACCCGTTTGAAAGCCCAGAGGCCCAGTTGCTGAACATTCACATCTTTGAGACGATCTACTACGCCGCCCTTGAGGCAAGCTGCGAGCTGGCTGCCGAGCTCGGCCCATACGAGACTTACGAAGGGTCTCCGGTCAGCAAGGGGATCCTGCAGTACGACATGTGGGAGAAGAAGCCCACCGACCTGTTGGACTGGAAGCTGCTGAAGGAGAAGATCGCCAAACATGGCGTGAGGAACAGCCTGCTGCTCGCCCCGATGCCCACCGCCTCCACCGCACAGATCCTGGGCAACAACGAGTCCATCGAAGCCTACACCAGCAACATCTACACCCGCAGAGTCCTGTCTGGAGAGTTTCAGATCGTCAACCCGCATCTGCTCAAAGACCTGACGGAGAGGGGGCTGTGGAGCGAGGAGATGAAGAATCAGCTGATTGGTCATAACGGTTCCATTCAG GATATTGATGGGATTCCTGACGATCTGAAGCAGCTGTATAAAACGGTTTGGGAAATTTCCCAGAAGACCGTGCTCAAGATGGCGGCTGACCGCGGCGCCTTCATCGACCAGAGCCAGTCCCTGAACATCCACATCGCAGAACCGAACTACGGCAAACTGACCAGCATGCACTTCTACGGCTGGAAACAA GGTCTGAAAACGGGAATGTACTACCTGCGGACGAAGCCAGCCGCTAACCCCATCCAGTTCACCCTGAACAAGGAGAAGCTGAAGGAGGCGCAGGAGCCGGCCAAGGCCTCAGAGGAGGAGATCAAAGAGCGCAACATGGCGGCCATGGTGTGTTCTCTGGAGAATCGAGACGACTGCCTCATGTGTGGATCTTAA
- the qpctla gene encoding glutaminyl-peptide cyclotransferase-like a — protein sequence MSRSNRRYKPLQQSSNSGSLPGCDGLRMPRARVLLVCLLGALVLAGVLGIYLSNDTSTSGQVNGIAAADLTKDRLSHKPSKCSPAQIRRLASQVDGTRLWENHLKPILIERLPGTQGSLAVQQHITSTLASLSAGWAIDLDSFQSATPRGQVAFTNIVATLDPSAPRRLLLACHYDSKALPPDPRAPERVFLGASDSAVPCAMILELATSLDAQLRSFKQLKLPVTLQLAFFDGEESFEEWTATDSLYGSRHLAERMANTPHPAGNTHATMLQAVDLFVLLDLLGGPDPLIANHFDNTARWFDRLIAAEKRLHRQGFLTSHPTEQTYFRKDVYLGPVQDDHIPFLHKDVPVLHVIATPFPQFWHTLDDTEENMHRPTVVNLTKILAVFLAEYLGF from the exons ATGTCCCGGTCCAATCGACGGTACAAGCCTTtgcagcagagcagcaacaGCGGCTCTTTACCCGGCTGTGACGGGCTGCGGATGCCCAGAGCCCGGGTACTGCTGGTCTGTCTCCTCGGTGCCCTGGTACTGGCGGGGGTGCTGGGAATCTACCTGTCCAACGACACCTCCACCAGTGGACAGGTGAACGGCATAGCAGCAGCAGATCTGACCAAAGACAGG TTGTCCCACAAACCCAGTAAGTGCTCTCCAGCCCAAATCCGCCGCCTGGCCTCTCAGGTAGACGGTACTCGCCTGTGGGAGAATCACCTGAAGCCAATCCTCATCGAGAGGCTCCCGGGGACACAAGGCAGCCTGGCCgtgcagcag CACATCACCTCCACGCTGGCCTCGCTGTCTGCCGGCTGGGCCATAGACCTTGACTCTTTCCAGTCTGCAACGCCTCGCGGCCAGGTTGCGTTCACAAATATTGTCGCCACTCTGGATCCCTCGGCTCCACGGAGGTTACTGTTGGCATGCCACTACGACTCCAAGGCTCTGCCTCCGGACCCAAGGGCCCCTGAGAGGGTGTTTCTGGGAGCCAGTGACTCTGCGGTGCCGTGTGCTATGATCCTGGAGCTCGCCACCTCTCTGGATGCCCAACTTAGATCCTTTAAACAGCTG AAACTTCCAGTGACTCTTCAGCTGGCGTTTTTTGACGGGGAGGAGTCCTTTGAAGAATGGACCGCCACGGACTCGCTGTATGGCTCCCGTCACCTGGCAGAGCGCATGGCCAACACGCCGCatcctgcaggaaacacacacgCCACCATGCTGCAGGCAGTg GACCTCTTTGTGCTGTTGGACCTGCTTGGTGGTCCTGATCCACTTATTGCAAATCATTTTGATAACACGGCACGCTGGTTTGACCGGCTGATTGCTGCAG AAAAGAGACTCCACCGTCAGGGGTTTCTAACGTCTCACCCCACAGAGCAGACGTATTTTAGGAAGGATGTTTACCTCGGCCCCGTACAGGACGACCACATACCCTTCCTTCACAAAG ATGTCCCTGTGCTCCATGTCATCGCCACCCCCTTCCCACAGTTCTGGCATACGCTGGACGACACAGAGGAGAACATGCACCGGCCCACTGTGGTGAACCTGACCAAGATCCTTGCTGTGTTTCTGGCAGAATACCTGGGCTTCTGA
- the six9 gene encoding SIX homeobox 9, which produces MIFTAEQIACVCEVLLQRGSMDRLAVFLHTLPPPPSCSSSTPHLWEQESMLKANAAVAFHQGRFTDLYTMLEGFPFSTRSHPLLQQLWLQAHYAEAERQRGRPLGAVGKYRLRRKFPLPLTIWDGEETSYCFKEKSRSTLREWYRHKPYPSTREKRELAAATGLTSTQVSNWFKNRRQRDRATDSDGFKVSCSGGTEICPLSDLDSSPPGSPILQHSCPAPPPLCHPPPPTLRHMCGGLL; this is translated from the exons ATGATCTTCACAGCCGAGCAGATAGCTTGCGTGTGCGAGGTTCTACTGCAGAGAGGTAGCATGGATCGCCTCGCTGTCTTCCTccacactcttcctcctcctccctcctgctcctcctccactcctcaCCTCTGGGAGCAAGAAAGCATGCTGAAGGCTAACGCAGCGGTGGCCTTCCACCAAGGCCGCTTCACTGACCTCTACACCATGCTAGAGGGTTTCCCCTTCTCCACACGCAGCCACCcactcctgcagcagctctggCTCCAAGCCCACTACGCAGAAGCTGAGAGGCAGAGGGGCCGACCCCTGGGAGCTGTAGGGAAGTATCGTCTGAGGAGAAAATTCCCTCTACCACTCACCATCTGGGATGGGGAAGAGACCAGCTACTGCTTCAAA GAAAAATCACGGAGTACACTCCGGGAATGGTACCGCCATAAACCGTATCCCTCTACCCGGGAGAAGCGGGAGTTGGCAGCGGCCACAGGCCTGACGAGCACACAGGTCAGCAACTGGTTCAAGAACCGCAGGCAGAGGGACCGAGCGACGGACTCTGACGG TTTCAAAGTTTCTTGCTCTGGAGGAACTGAAATCTGCCCTTTGTCTGACCTCGACTCCTCACCTCCTGGCAGCCCGATTCTCCAACACTCCTGCCCTGCACCTCCACCCTTGTGtcacccaccaccaccaactCTGCGTCACATGTGTGGAGGACTCCTTTGA
- the six5 gene encoding homeobox protein SIX5 isoform X2 — protein sequence MASLSLESAEQSENSPDEPTASEIKDETDAVIITEELFKSFQKSALSFSTDQISCLCEALLQAGNVDRLWRFLSTIPPSSELLRGNETLLKAQALVAFHREEFKELYALLESHDFHPSNHGFLQDLYLKARYKEAERSRGRSLGAVDKYRLRKKFPLPKTIWDGEETVYCFKEKSRNALKECYKSNRYPNPDEKKNLAKVTGLSLTQVSNWFKNRRQRDRTPSGTHSKSESDGNHSSDDEVSPMDDTPEKPEEASGSTTSIISLSSVPCSAGGQLILNGSGGFLTSSHPLLLNGNSLISSNGAGVIINGLSLADCQTVTLSPVTNSPLILNGAQVITKPAVSVQQQTVSMSEEVSAIDANLSSLPALVLNNNATPASNHPSIISLPLQTKTGSNNAMDFTTVSKSEDSSQTVSSTSSSLSPSSPTLSSPASLPSLALTQSTQQQESLTLPASISSIEPLCSPQREYVIIACSASQLNTSSSVVVSSSSMPQVFSPPQVVPSIQGIPVSQLVQHSSGAQVSQCPQLVPVSPLASPTPYFQSQTVNTGSKLVQHQQEVSTSTSLEGATTIVSISQLPQRTAHQLGNQATNSSPGKVQVPQVISISSPVPVPQTKASTPAQLVSLSMPQLVPVSPIQTSSTISFPQVVPASPSLSIPSAGLPLQFLTSAPAAAGVPQGPLRMNQLRPIQGVVPPTSMAPGVQLLNSGIIQLPSAPPGNLLLGGSPYLSVQQGKLILTIPAGIQLTSLPLKTVPEASPISVNGLSPILTTSAPTITSHPLTTCAPTPGVLTSSTLNFINSSPPYCASDTGTPANPSPHTLDHSVTSTTLNTLTPESMLTLSPMYSGVTPTNQLSQPAWSPVTLSTSAGLTLFDMRGKGDLPVDPALLGLPGGESLLLGSPSSEQDVDANSALGNPEGIDGDSKILTQLQSVPVDDELGL from the exons atGGCTTCCTTGTCTTTGGAGTCTGCAGAACAATCTGAGAACAGCCCAGACGAGCCGACGGCATCGGAGATCAAAGACGAAACAGATGCAGTTATAATTACGGAAGAGTTGTTCAAAAGTTTCCAAAAGTCAGCTCTGAGTTTCTCCACCGACCAAATATCATGTCTGTGCGAGGCCCTCCTGCAGGCGGGCAATGTGGATCGCCTGTGGAGATTTCTATCCACCATACCTCCTTCGTCCGAGCTGCTACGTGGCAACGAGACCCTGCTGAAGGCCCAGGCACTGGTTGCGTTTCACCGGGAAGAATTCAAGGAGCTGTACGCCTTGCTGGAGAGCCACGACTTCCACCCGTCTAACCATGGGTTCCTGCAGGACCTGTACCTGAAAGCCCGCTACAAGGAGGCGGAGAGGTCCCGGGGCCGCAGCCTGGGCGCAGTGGACAAGTACCGGCTCAGAAAGAAGTTCCCCCTGCCCAAAACCATCTGGGACGGAGAGGAGACCGTGTACTGCTTCAAAGAAAAGTCTCGCAATGCCTTGAAAGAGTGCTACAAGAGCAACAGGTACCCCAATCCGGACGAGAAGAAAAACCTGGCCAAAGTGACTGGACTGTCCCTCACACAGGTCAGCAACTGGTTCAAGAACCGCAGGCAGAGGGACAGGACCCCGTCCGGGACCCACAGCAAAAG TGAGTCTGATGGGAACCACAGCTCTGACGACGAGGTGAGCCCCATGGACGACACTCCTGAAAAACCAGAGGAGGCTTCTGGCTCCACTACCTCCATcatctctctttcctctgtccCCTGCAGCGCGGGAGGCCAGCTGATCCTCAACGGCTCGGGTGGCTTCCTCACGTCCTCTCATCCGTTGCTTCTCAACGGAAACTCGCTCATCTCCAGCAACGGCGCTGGTGTCATCATTAATGGGCTGAGCTTGGCCGACTGCCAGACAGTCACGCTGAGTCCTGTTACTAACTCGCCTCTGATACTGAACGGGGCTCAGGTCATAACCAAACCTGCTGTCAGCGTGCAGCAGCAAACGGTGTCTATGTCAGAAGAGGTTTCAGCCATTGATGCCAATCTGAGCAGTCTTCCAGCTCTTGTTCTTAACAATAACGCCACACCAGCCTCAAACCATCCTTCCATCATCTCTCTTCCCCTCCAAACTAAGACAGGCAGCAACAATGCAATGGATTTCACGACTGTCTCCAAATCAGAGGACAGCAGCCAGACAGTATCTTCCACCTCTTCATCGTTATCCCCCTCTTCACCAACTCTGTCTTCCCCAGCAAGTCTCCCCTCGCTGGCCTTAACTCAAAGCACCCAACAGCAGGAGTCACTCACCCTCCCAGCCTCAATATCCTCCATTGAGCCTCTCTGCAGTCCACAACGGGAGTATGTTATCATAGCATGTTCCGCCTCCCAGTTGAACACTTCCAGCTCTGTGGTTGTTTCCAGCAGCTCCATGCCTCAGGTCTTCTCTCCGCCCCAGGTTGTGCCTTCCATCCAGGGGATACCGGTATCCCAGCTGGTGCAGCACTCCTCTGGAGCACAGGTGTCCCAGTGCCCCCAGTTGGTCCCGGTTTCCCCCCTTGCCTCGCCAACACCTTATTTCCAAAGCCAGACAGTGAACACCGGCAGCAAACTGGTGCAGCACCAGCAGGAAGTGTCAACATCAACTTCACTTGAAGGGGCCACAACCATAGTCTCCATCTCCCAGCTGCCGCAGAGAACAGCACACCAGCTGGGGAACCAAGCCACAAACTCGTCACCTGGCAAAGTCCAGGTCCCACAGGTTATTTCTATCTCTTCCCCTGTCCCAGTCCCCCAGACAAAAGCCAGCACACCAGCACAGTTAGTCTCCCTATCTATGCCCCAGCTGGTCCCAGTCTCCCCAATCCAAACTTCATCCACCATTTCCTTCCCCCAAGTGGTTCCTGCCAGtccttctctctccatcccctCTGCTGGATTGCCACTACAGTTCCTGACCTCAGCACCTGCAGCTGCCGGGGTCCCACAGGGTCCTCTGAGGATGAACCAGCTAAGGCCCATCCAGGGTGTGGTTCCTCCAACCAGCATGGCTCCTGGCGTGCAGCTCCTCAACTCTGGGATCATTCAGCTGCCCTCTGCTCCTCCAG GAAACCTTCTCCTTGGTGGAAGCCCTTACCTGAGTGTCCAGCAAGGCAAGCTGATTTTGACCATCCCAGCTGGCATCCAGCTTACAAGTTTACCCCTGAAAACAGTCCCTGAGGCCTCACCCATCTCTGTTAATGGACTGAGTCCCATCCTCACCACCTCCGCCCCCACGATAACCTCCCATCCCTTAACCACCTGTGCCCCGACCCCCGGCGTCCTCACATCATCTACGTTAAACTTCATCAATTCGTCTCCACCGTACTGTGCTTCTGACACTGGGACACCTGCCAACCCCTCCCCTCACACACTGGACCACTCAGTCACCTCCACAACTCTGAACACACTCACTCCAGAGAGCATGCTAACCCTCAGCCCCATGTACAGCGGAGTGACACCCACCAATCAGCTCTCCCAACCAGCCTGGAGCCCCGTGACCCTCTCCACTTCAGCTGGTCTGACTCTGTTTGACATGCGCGGCAAGGGGGACCTACCTGTAGACCCGGCTTTGTTAGGCCTACCTGGGGGAGAGTCGCTGCTGCTGGGAAGCCCCTCGTCAGAGCAGGATGTGGACGCTAACTCTGCGCTTGGTAATCCAGAGGGTATAGATGGAGACTCCAAGATACTGACTCAGCTCCAGTCTGTCCCTGTGGACGATGAGCTGGGCCTGTAG
- the six5 gene encoding homeobox protein SIX5 isoform X1, whose protein sequence is MASLSLESAEQSENSPDEPTASEIKDETDAVIITEELFKSFQKSALSFSTDQISCLCEALLQAGNVDRLWRFLSTIPPSSELLRGNETLLKAQALVAFHREEFKELYALLESHDFHPSNHGFLQDLYLKARYKEAERSRGRSLGAVDKYRLRKKFPLPKTIWDGEETVYCFKEKSRNALKECYKSNRYPNPDEKKNLAKVTGLSLTQVSNWFKNRRQRDRTPSGTHSKSESDGNHSSDDEVSPMDDTPEKPEEASGSTTSIISLSSVPCSAGGQLILNGSGGFLTSSHPLLLNGNSLISSNGAGVIINGLSLADCQTVTLSPVTNSPLILNGAQVITKPAVSVQQQTVSMSEEVSAIDANLSSLPALVLNNNATPASNHPSIISLPLQTKTGSNNAMDFTTVSKSEDSSQTVSSTSSSLSPSSPTLSSPASLPSLALTQSTQQQESLTLPASISSIEPLCSPQREYVIIACSASQLNTSSSVVVSSSSMPQVFSPPQVVPSIQGIPVSQLVQHSSGAQVSQCPQLVPVSPLASPTPYFQSQTVNTGSKLVQHQQEVSTSTSLEGATTIVSISQLPQRTAHQLGNQATNSSPGKVQVPQVISISSPVPVPQTKASTPAQLVSLSMPQLVPVSPIQTSSTISFPQVVPASPSLSIPSAGLPLQFLTSAPAAAGVPQGPLRMNQLRPIQGVVPPTSMAPGVQLLNSGIIQLPSAPPGILNSSGNLLLGGSPYLSVQQGKLILTIPAGIQLTSLPLKTVPEASPISVNGLSPILTTSAPTITSHPLTTCAPTPGVLTSSTLNFINSSPPYCASDTGTPANPSPHTLDHSVTSTTLNTLTPESMLTLSPMYSGVTPTNQLSQPAWSPVTLSTSAGLTLFDMRGKGDLPVDPALLGLPGGESLLLGSPSSEQDVDANSALGNPEGIDGDSKILTQLQSVPVDDELGL, encoded by the exons atGGCTTCCTTGTCTTTGGAGTCTGCAGAACAATCTGAGAACAGCCCAGACGAGCCGACGGCATCGGAGATCAAAGACGAAACAGATGCAGTTATAATTACGGAAGAGTTGTTCAAAAGTTTCCAAAAGTCAGCTCTGAGTTTCTCCACCGACCAAATATCATGTCTGTGCGAGGCCCTCCTGCAGGCGGGCAATGTGGATCGCCTGTGGAGATTTCTATCCACCATACCTCCTTCGTCCGAGCTGCTACGTGGCAACGAGACCCTGCTGAAGGCCCAGGCACTGGTTGCGTTTCACCGGGAAGAATTCAAGGAGCTGTACGCCTTGCTGGAGAGCCACGACTTCCACCCGTCTAACCATGGGTTCCTGCAGGACCTGTACCTGAAAGCCCGCTACAAGGAGGCGGAGAGGTCCCGGGGCCGCAGCCTGGGCGCAGTGGACAAGTACCGGCTCAGAAAGAAGTTCCCCCTGCCCAAAACCATCTGGGACGGAGAGGAGACCGTGTACTGCTTCAAAGAAAAGTCTCGCAATGCCTTGAAAGAGTGCTACAAGAGCAACAGGTACCCCAATCCGGACGAGAAGAAAAACCTGGCCAAAGTGACTGGACTGTCCCTCACACAGGTCAGCAACTGGTTCAAGAACCGCAGGCAGAGGGACAGGACCCCGTCCGGGACCCACAGCAAAAG TGAGTCTGATGGGAACCACAGCTCTGACGACGAGGTGAGCCCCATGGACGACACTCCTGAAAAACCAGAGGAGGCTTCTGGCTCCACTACCTCCATcatctctctttcctctgtccCCTGCAGCGCGGGAGGCCAGCTGATCCTCAACGGCTCGGGTGGCTTCCTCACGTCCTCTCATCCGTTGCTTCTCAACGGAAACTCGCTCATCTCCAGCAACGGCGCTGGTGTCATCATTAATGGGCTGAGCTTGGCCGACTGCCAGACAGTCACGCTGAGTCCTGTTACTAACTCGCCTCTGATACTGAACGGGGCTCAGGTCATAACCAAACCTGCTGTCAGCGTGCAGCAGCAAACGGTGTCTATGTCAGAAGAGGTTTCAGCCATTGATGCCAATCTGAGCAGTCTTCCAGCTCTTGTTCTTAACAATAACGCCACACCAGCCTCAAACCATCCTTCCATCATCTCTCTTCCCCTCCAAACTAAGACAGGCAGCAACAATGCAATGGATTTCACGACTGTCTCCAAATCAGAGGACAGCAGCCAGACAGTATCTTCCACCTCTTCATCGTTATCCCCCTCTTCACCAACTCTGTCTTCCCCAGCAAGTCTCCCCTCGCTGGCCTTAACTCAAAGCACCCAACAGCAGGAGTCACTCACCCTCCCAGCCTCAATATCCTCCATTGAGCCTCTCTGCAGTCCACAACGGGAGTATGTTATCATAGCATGTTCCGCCTCCCAGTTGAACACTTCCAGCTCTGTGGTTGTTTCCAGCAGCTCCATGCCTCAGGTCTTCTCTCCGCCCCAGGTTGTGCCTTCCATCCAGGGGATACCGGTATCCCAGCTGGTGCAGCACTCCTCTGGAGCACAGGTGTCCCAGTGCCCCCAGTTGGTCCCGGTTTCCCCCCTTGCCTCGCCAACACCTTATTTCCAAAGCCAGACAGTGAACACCGGCAGCAAACTGGTGCAGCACCAGCAGGAAGTGTCAACATCAACTTCACTTGAAGGGGCCACAACCATAGTCTCCATCTCCCAGCTGCCGCAGAGAACAGCACACCAGCTGGGGAACCAAGCCACAAACTCGTCACCTGGCAAAGTCCAGGTCCCACAGGTTATTTCTATCTCTTCCCCTGTCCCAGTCCCCCAGACAAAAGCCAGCACACCAGCACAGTTAGTCTCCCTATCTATGCCCCAGCTGGTCCCAGTCTCCCCAATCCAAACTTCATCCACCATTTCCTTCCCCCAAGTGGTTCCTGCCAGtccttctctctccatcccctCTGCTGGATTGCCACTACAGTTCCTGACCTCAGCACCTGCAGCTGCCGGGGTCCCACAGGGTCCTCTGAGGATGAACCAGCTAAGGCCCATCCAGGGTGTGGTTCCTCCAACCAGCATGGCTCCTGGCGTGCAGCTCCTCAACTCTGGGATCATTCAGCTGCCCTCTGCTCCTCCAGGTATCCTGAATTCTTCAG GAAACCTTCTCCTTGGTGGAAGCCCTTACCTGAGTGTCCAGCAAGGCAAGCTGATTTTGACCATCCCAGCTGGCATCCAGCTTACAAGTTTACCCCTGAAAACAGTCCCTGAGGCCTCACCCATCTCTGTTAATGGACTGAGTCCCATCCTCACCACCTCCGCCCCCACGATAACCTCCCATCCCTTAACCACCTGTGCCCCGACCCCCGGCGTCCTCACATCATCTACGTTAAACTTCATCAATTCGTCTCCACCGTACTGTGCTTCTGACACTGGGACACCTGCCAACCCCTCCCCTCACACACTGGACCACTCAGTCACCTCCACAACTCTGAACACACTCACTCCAGAGAGCATGCTAACCCTCAGCCCCATGTACAGCGGAGTGACACCCACCAATCAGCTCTCCCAACCAGCCTGGAGCCCCGTGACCCTCTCCACTTCAGCTGGTCTGACTCTGTTTGACATGCGCGGCAAGGGGGACCTACCTGTAGACCCGGCTTTGTTAGGCCTACCTGGGGGAGAGTCGCTGCTGCTGGGAAGCCCCTCGTCAGAGCAGGATGTGGACGCTAACTCTGCGCTTGGTAATCCAGAGGGTATAGATGGAGACTCCAAGATACTGACTCAGCTCCAGTCTGTCCCTGTGGACGATGAGCTGGGCCTGTAG
- the tbcb gene encoding tubulin-folding cofactor B: protein MDSDVTVITCPYVDVRLTSTISSFEVKRRFNRGITIAALKGKLEMVVGASVSSMDLELYGVSDKFLQKMDDNEALLGSYPVDDECRIHVIDRSGGQLEFTDVSKVEKFELSDEAYKKRTDSARSFMKNLRVGQYNEEEMARKKAELAAQREEEKVAANSISVGNRCKVQVIGQPTKLGTVMYVGTTDFKPSYWVGVKYDEPLGKHNGTVEGKQYFECEDKYGGFVKPQNVTVGDFPEEDYGLDEM, encoded by the exons ATGGACAGCGACGTGACTGTGATTACCTGTCCGTATGTGGATGTGCGCCTAACAAGCACCATCTCCTCGTTTGAGGTGAAGCGCAGGTTCAATAGAGGGATAACTATAGCAGCACTAAAG GGGAAGTTGGAGATGGTTGTTGGCGCGTCTGTCTCCAGCATGGACCTGGAGTTGTATGGTGTCTCTGACAAGTTCCTGCAGAAAATGGATGACAATGAAGCTTTGCTCGGTTCCTATCCTGTCGATGATGAGTGCAGAATACAC GTTATTGATAGAAGTGGAGGTCAGTTGGAGTTCACAGATGTTTCCAAAGTGGAGAAGTTTGAACTTTCAGATGAAGCCTATAAGAAAAGAACAG ATTCTGCAAGGTCATTCATGAAGAATCTTCGTGTCGGTCAGTACAATGAGGAGGAAATGGCCAGGAAGAAAGCAGAGCTTGCTGCTCAGCGAGAGGAAGAGAAGGTTGCTGCAAATTCCATTTCTGTTGGCAACCGGTGTAAAGTGCAGGTCATTGGACAACCCACCAAGCTTGGCACGGTCATGTATGTTG GTACAACTGATTTCAAGCCAAGCTACTGGGTGGGTGTGAAGTACGACGAGCCCTTGGGGAAGCACAATGGAAC tgtgGAAGGGAAGCAATACTTTGAATGTGAGGACAAATATGGTGGATTTGTGAAGCCCCAGAATGTGACTGTGGGAGACTTCCCTGAGGAGGATTATGGTTTAGATGAAATGTAG